In Nasonia vitripennis strain AsymCx chromosome 2, Nvit_psr_1.1, whole genome shotgun sequence, a genomic segment contains:
- the LOC103315449 gene encoding uncharacterized protein LOC103315449 produces the protein MLKQLIYKKKLTIKDLPKCLPFKNTQDLLDFNNVSEDEYQEVVFYLQHIGGANHDDAAALYFKKSFKIEDDDLPKNVTWLGSKTKTLTALKDTRFATACGSAMSDSKNFDKPTNSNFATAMTKALKSLKEDYRRRKAKRARTDNLQVDNIQQPQNKRARVVPNHENIYEHLLDSDVETELPKEQDLVDEDSVEPSAFEDPEEPTEADDNEESGEPLEPFDGEEFEEATEELGVQEQLENGPNAYNVTVLRVLAAPDLQSTIYGEANEYDEAIVPEQANKENLFEDSDTIVVEGLTIDEFENTQLIYQGYEENRGVYGIEEN, from the exons ATGCTAAAGCAGCTGATCTATAAGAAGAAACTGACGATAAAGGATCTTCCGAAGTGTTTGCCATTCAAGAACACTCAAGATCTACTAGATTTCAATAACGTCTCTGAAGATGAATATCAAGAAGTT gTCTTTTATCTGCAACACATTGGAGGTGCTAACCATGATGATGCTGCTGCactttattttaagaaaagcTTCAAAATTGAGGATGATGACCTGCCCAAAAATGTAACTTGGCTTGGTTCAAAAACCAAGACACTGACGGCTCTCAAGGACACGCGGTTTGCTACAGCTTGTGGAA GCGCAATGTCGGACAGTAAAAATTTCGATAAGCCTACTAACTCAAACTTCGCCACAGCCATGACTAAGGCTTTGAAGTCGCTGAAAGAAGATTATCGCCGAAGAAAGGCTAAGCGCGCTCGCACCGATAATTTGCAAGTCGACAACATCCAGCAGCCACAAAATAAGAGGGCAAGAGTCGTCccaaatcatgaaaatatatatgagCATCTTCTTGACTCTGATGTAGAAACCGAGCTGCCCAAAGAGCAGGATCTAGTCGATGAAGATTCTGTAGAACCATCTGCTTTTGAGGATCCTGAAGAACCTACAGAGGCAGATGATAATGAAGAATCTGGAGAACCATTAGAACCATTTGATGGTGAAGAATTTGAAGAAGCTACAGAAGAGCTTGGAGTCCAAGAACAATTGGAAAATGGACCCAACG CGTACAATGTAACAGTTTTACGAGTTCTGGCCGCACCGGATTTGCAGTCTACAATCTACGGGGAAGCTAACGAGTATGATGAGGCAATTGTTCCCGAGCAGGCAAATAAAGAAAATCTGTTTGAGGACAGCGACACTATCGTCGTCGAGGGACTCACAATTGACGAGTTTGAAAATACGCAGCTCATATATCAAGGATATGAAGAAAATAGAGGAGTATATGGCATCGAAGAAAATTGA
- the LOC116416110 gene encoding uncharacterized protein LOC116416110 — translation MSLNKNQGALDPRIADQNLMRKMASLKSFSTSSSRKQSGNQQLPPRPLPRSDSRAHKTPAQKPDNHPYTATQSQTPPQKTPTTYNRTPHTVTKQSLNYLQTHKQQLPNVAQTQNVQRTQTTLQELSTQTHNPSHVQQFHRRFVSDVVGAVDGSEFIPTRKSSLPLASGPSVSSASAQLAAPEKNLIYDALLRIEEKMTLFDTRLQNLEELATKIYTMTKRETKKKSMVRKDRPAFLPFSTKEDLLFFDDASEDDYNAFVSHFIDYNNLDSFAILFIITVQF, via the exons ATGAGTCTCAACAAAAATCAAGGAGCACTGGATCCTCGCATTGCAGACCAAAATCTGATGCGGAAAATGGCTTCGCTGAAATCTTTTTCCACCAGCAGCTCAAGGAAGCAGAGTGGAAATCAGCAGCTGCCTCCACGACCACTGCCTCGCTCTGATTCTAGGGCACACAAAACACCTGCACAAAAACCCGACAACCATCCATACACAGCAACCCAATCACAAACACCACCACAGAAGACACCTACAACATACAACCGAACACCGCATACAGTCACGAAACAATCACTAAATTATCTACAAACACACAAACAACAGCTACCAAACGTTGCACAAACACAGAACGTACAACGCACACAAACAACATTACAAGAACTCTCGACACAGACACACAATCCATCACACGTACAGCAATTTCATCGACGTTTTGTTTCAGATGTAGTTGGTGCAGTAGATGGTTCTGAATTTATTCCGACAAGAAAATCATCCCTTCCACTTGCTTCAGGACCATCAGTATCTTCAGCTTCAGCCCAGCTTGCAGCTCCagagaaaaa CTTAATCTACGACGCGCTTCTCAGAATTGAGGAAAAAATGAC GTTGTTCGATACAAGGCTACAAAACCTCGAAGAACTTGCAAC CAAAATCTATACAATGACGAAACgagagacgaagaagaagagcatGGTTAGAAAAGATCGTCCGGCATTTCTTCCGTTCTCGACAAAAGAAGATCTTCTTTTCTTCGATGATGCGTCGGAAGACGACTACAATGCTTTTGTAAGTcattttattgattataataatttagatagttttgcaatactttttataataactgtacaattttag
- the LOC116738512 gene encoding eukaryotic translation initiation factor 4 gamma-like: MKDNKVQKKIRLDDDDETATLPSESTDEEDTRAEEEARLAAEKKARRAARETRLAAEEEAKRAAQEEARRAAEEEARRAAREKARRAAREARVAAEEEAKRAAREEARLVAEDERAAAEEEARLAAEYERAAAEENARAAANSYDRGNHLEPTADDSTEEQFVDEDGHEYDTGIPRDRDDNEYCDENPTDENSDINLTENSNGLYDKYEIQEIYDNEQTKKSCALLHQTVPFNISL; encoded by the coding sequence ATGAAGGACAATAAGgtccaaaaaaaaattcgtttgGACGATGACGATGAGACCGCGACGCTACCTTCTGAGTCCACGGATGAAGAAGACACAAGGGCTGAAGAAGAAGCGAGGCTTGCTGCCGAAAAGAAGGCCAGACGTGCTGCTCGAGAGACGAGGCTTGCTGCCGAAGAGGAGGCCAAGCGCGCTGCTCAAGAGGAGGCCCGACGTGCTGCCGAAGAGGAGGCCCGACGTGCTGCTCGAGAGAAGGCTCGACGTGCTGCTCGAGAGGCGAGGGTTGCTGCCGAAGAGGAGGCTAAGCGTGCTGCTCGAGAGGAGGCGAGGCTTGTTGCCGAAGATGAGAGGGCTGCTGCCGAAGAGGAGGCGAGGCTTGCTGCCGAATATGAGAGGGCTGCCGCCGAAGAGAATGCGAGGGCTGCTGCCAATTCCTACGACAGAGGGAATCATCTTGAGCCAACCGCTGATGACTCCACTGAGGAACAGTTTGTAGATGAAGATGGACACGAATACGACACCGGAATACCCAGGGACAGAGACGACAACGAATACTGCGACGAAAACCCGACAGACGAAAACAGCGACATAAATTTGACGGAAAACAGCAACGGACTCTATGACAAATACGAAATACAGGAGATTTACGACAACGAACAGACGAAAAAATCGTGTGCACTATTGCACCAAACGGTGCCCTTCAATATTTCACTTTGA
- the LOC100680064 gene encoding uncharacterized protein LOC100680064 gives MPPKQRAYKLYNYSESDLERAVEKCKKGESLRKVAQEFSIPRSTLFVKLKGIVPLHAKKGPSTILFEAEEMRLVKWILDKARLGFPMHEDEVKVAVKKVLDDEKRDSIFKNNKPGDKWMKLFLKRHPEIKKKQTELISKSRASVTEEKLRDWFKEVRSYLEENNLCNVLERPESIFNGDETGLQLCPKSGKLLGPTKERNFYEISCGKEKECVTVLCSFSAAGASVPPMVMFPYKRIPAHLTKSVPADWSIGRSESGWMVSSTFYEYMANVFYPWCVQQKVQFLVIYFLDGHKSHLSLELSDFCIKHEIILVSLFPNATHIIQPCDVAVFRAVKYKWREAVQLYKQETQSSITKATFAPLFKKAFDQLSIDTIKSGFKKCGLYPFDPDAVDYDRCISARRQKIINAKASQEPLERSDFISAKKFLDFFIDEETLKKFSETRSKNQNCDDPVYFLWNSCIEKLQETNDDAEQQQHVTQDQNDSNIEELGIAEESQLVMQESANNIIHEEPMNSTDVTQVVILTAEEAMEVVNDNQDIDISSIPIIDLSNLSSVEELSVTADSTLNTSIDQSSDAVIIIPSPNKCDNFARSITGTSDDPKMTETHKTEVDIVYSHSSPSNKPILIENSTNFSSDTIPVDLKQEISSSDAWDKHLLWPSPPVSKDKTKKESKPMPCVLTCSQWREQQTKEKAEKERKALEAQEKALQRKIKKEEKEKQQQILREERERKRAERIKIKEEKIKIKEEKIKNKVENNNVKKQKCIQNAVRVGPLQAIDTNIQENIVPLDLSLFK, from the exons ATGCCACCGAAACAACGAGCATACAAACTATACAATTATTCTGAAAGTGACCTGGAGAGAGCAGTGGAGAAGTGCAAAAAAGGAGAATCTTTAAGAAAAGTCGCCCAAGAGTTCAGCATTCCCAGATCAACACTCTTCGTCAAGTTGAAAGGAATAGTTCCACTTCATGCCAAGAAGGGTCCAAGCACAATCTTGTTTGAAGCTGAAGAGATGCGTCTGGTAAAGTGGATTTTGGATAAAGCTCGACTAGGCTTTCCAATGCATGAGGATGAAGTTAAAGTTGCTGTCAAGAAAGTACTGGATGATGAAAAGCGAGACTCCATATTCAAGAATAATAAGCCAGGAGATAAGTGGATGAAGCTATTCCTCAAACGTCACCCAGAAATCAAGAAAAAGCAGACTGAACTGATCTCAAAAAGTCGAGCAAGTGTAACTGAAGAAAAACTGAGAGATTGGTTTAAAGAAGTAAGAAGTTATCTGgaggaaaataatttgtgcAACGTATTGGAGAGACCAGAAAGCATTTTCAATGGCGATGAAACTGGACTTCAGCTTTGTCCAAAGAGTGGGAAACTCTTGGGACCAACAAAAGAACGGAACTTTTATGAAATTTCTTGTGGTAAAGAAAAAGAGTGTGTGACTGTGCTGTGCTCGTTCTCTGCTGCTGGTGCATCTGTTCCTCCCATGGTGATGTTCCCCTACAAAAGAATACCAGCTCATCTTACTAAATCAGTACCAGCTGACTGGTCAATTGGGCGATCAGAGTCAGGATGGATGGTCTCGAGTACCTTTTATGAGTACATGGCAAATGTTTTTTATCCTTGGTGCGTTCAACAGAAAGTGCAGTTTCTAGTGATTTATTTCCTTGATGGACACAAGTCACATTTATCACTTGAACTTAGTGACTTTTGTATAAAACATGAAATCATTTTGGTTTCATTGTTTCCAAATGCGACTCACATCATACAACCTTGTGACGTTGCAGTGTTCAGAGCTGTGAAGTATAAATGGAGAGAGGCAGTACAACTTTATAAGCAAGAGACGCAGTCTTCCATAACAAAGGCAACCTTTGCTCCATTATTCAAGAAGGCGTTCGATCAATTGAGTATTGATACCATCAAGAGTGGATTTAAAAAGTGTGGATTATATCCGTTTGATCCAGATGCTGTCGATTATGACAGATGCATTTCAGCTCGTCgccaaaaaataataaatgccaAAGCCTCACAAGAACCCCTGGAACGCAGTGATTTTATTTCAGCAAAaaagtttctggatttttttatagatGAAGAGACTCTTAAAAAGTTCAGTGAaacaagaagtaaaaatcaaaattgtgatgatccagtgtattttttgtGGAATTCGTGCATTGAAAAGCTTCAAGAAACCAACGACGATGCTGAACAGCAACAACATGTGACACAAGATCAGAATGACAGTAATATTGAAGAGTTGGGCATCGCAGAAGAAAGTCAATTAGTGATGCAAGAGAGTGCGAACAATATTATTCATGAAGAGCCAATGAATAGCACAGATGTAACGCAAGTAGTAATCCTGACTGCAGAAGAGGCTATGGAGGTAGTAAACGACAACCAAGACATAGATATTTCAAGTATTCCTATAATAGATTTAAGTAATCTAAGTTCCGTAGAAGAATTAAGTGTGACAGCTGACTCTACACTGAATACTAGTATAGATCAGTCGAGTGATGCTGTAATCATTATTCCTAGTCCAAATAAATGTGATAATTTTGCGAGAAGCATAACTGGCACGAGTGATGATCCAAAGATGACTGAAACGCATAAGACTGAAGTTGATATTGTTTATAGTCATAGCAGTCCTTCGAATAAACCTATACTTATAGAAAATAGTACTAATT tTTCTAGCGATACCATTCCTGTAGATCTGAAGCAAGAGATAAGTTCTTCAGATGCCTGGGATAAGCATCTGCTTTGGCCATCGCCTCCAGTTTCCAAGgataaaactaaaaaagaatCGAAACCCATGCCTTGTGTACTTACCTGTTCGCAATGGAGAGAGCAGCAAACGAAAGAAAAGGCAGAGAAGGAAAGAAAAGCTTTGGAAGCTCAAGAAAAAGCTttgcaaagaaaaattaaaaaagaagaaaaggaaaaacagCAGCAAATACTCAGAGAGGAAAGAGAACGCAAAAGAGCAGAAAGAATCAagattaaagaagaaaaaataaaaattaaagaagaaaaaatcaagaatAAAGTAGAAAATAACAatgttaaaaaacaaaaatgtattcaaaATGCTGTACGCGTTGGTCCATTGCAAGCAATCGACACCAATATTCAAGAAAATATTGTTCCTCTAGATTtgtcattatttaaataa